Proteins encoded in a region of the Scyliorhinus torazame isolate Kashiwa2021f chromosome 1, sScyTor2.1, whole genome shotgun sequence genome:
- the LOC140429271 gene encoding uncharacterized protein → MAVGHVTGLVLIQSPHVVKVPEGETVTFLCDLQSKNVDYTVDKYTVNWYRSQSKELILSHDANGEVSRVGGLSDRFQPSRDVPGNSYILTVRDVKHGDSTVYVCSIWGIVFGNGTRLNVTSKIPPVLIQSPSVERVPEGQTARFHCSMQNAAVRYTKVSWYRELPGEEREKILALDAKNYVDRDSGFSERFLPSRHMDSNSFILTISNVQPSDTAVYYCSVWGDISGNGTQLNVTSADAPVVIQSPAPESIRQGQSARLQCVLYNAAVTHSDVHWYRQQPAYIEWILTDEILNNTRWGPGFSERFQSSRNMSSNSFILTISNIQPSDAAIYYCEVRGDIDWNGTQLTVINPADAEKTKLVWIIVGTLTGFAGLSLLIGFIVLRK, encoded by the exons aTGGCGGTGG GTCATGTGACAGGGTTGGTTCTTATCCAATCTCCTCACGTTGTGAAAGTGCCTGAGGGTGAAACAGTGACGTTTCTGTGTGACTTACAGAGCAAGAATGTAGATTACACTGTGGATAAATACACTGTAAATTGGTACCGCTCACAAAGTAAGGAATTGATATTGAGCCATGATGCAAATGGCGAAGTTTCCCGGGTGGGAGGTCTGTCTGATCGGTTTCAGCCTTCCAGAGATGTTCCCGGTAACAGCTACATTCTGACAGTCAGAGATGTGAAGCACGGTGACTCCACTGTCTACGTCTGTTCGATTTGGGGAATAGTCTTTGGGAATGGAACccggctgaatgtaacca GTAAGATAcctccagtccttatccagtctccgagtgtggaacgtgtcccagagggtcagactgcacggttcCACTGCTCCATGCAGAACGCCGCAGTGAGATACACAAAAGTTTCTTGGTACCGGGAGCTGccaggggaagagagggagaagaTTTTAGCACTTGATGCAAAGAATTATGTAGACCGGGATTCAGGTTTCTCTGAGCGTTTCCTGCCTTCCAGACACATGGACTCCAACAgcttcatcctgacaatcagcaacgtgcagcccagtgacactgccgtctattactgctcagtgtggggagatatcagtgggaatggaacgcagctgaatgtaacca GTGCAGATGCCCCAGTGGTTATCCAGTCTCCTGCTCCAGAATCTATCAGACAGGGTCAGAGTGCACGGTTACAGTGCGTCCTGTATAACGCCGCTGTGACACATTCTGATGTTCATTGGTACCGACAACAACCAGCTTACATCGAGTGGATTTTAACAGATGAGATACTGAACAACACACGATGGGGTCCTGGCTTCTCCGAGCGTTTCCAGTCTTCTCGAAACATGTCCAGTAACAGCTTCATTCTGACAATCAGCAACATTCAGCCCAGTGACGCTGCCATCTACTATTGTGAAGTGAGGGGAGATATTGATTGGAATGGAACCCAGCTCACTGTAATAA ACCCGGCTGACGCTGAGAAGACGAAGCTTGTCTGGATCATTGTGGGAACTCTTACGGGATTTGCAGGACTTAGTTTGCTCATCGGATTCATCGTGCTTCGGAAATAA